The following proteins are co-located in the Haloplanus sp. HW8-1 genome:
- a CDS encoding peroxiredoxin codes for MLEPGDPAPDVSAPNQHGESVTPDFAEPTVVFFYPEDFTKGCTVEAGEFQEALPEFVELGVTVYGVSMDDAERHAEFAAAENLQFDLLADPEGEVAEAFGVSTDLGYADRRTFLVADGEVIATYAPDPGGHAHEVLDDARAEFGDG; via the coding sequence ATGCTCGAACCCGGCGATCCGGCCCCCGACGTCTCGGCACCCAACCAGCACGGCGAGTCGGTCACCCCCGACTTCGCGGAGCCGACGGTCGTCTTCTTCTACCCCGAGGATTTCACCAAGGGCTGTACGGTCGAGGCCGGCGAGTTCCAGGAGGCGTTGCCCGAGTTCGTGGAACTCGGGGTGACGGTCTACGGCGTCTCGATGGACGACGCCGAGCGCCACGCCGAGTTCGCGGCGGCCGAGAACCTGCAGTTCGACCTGCTGGCCGACCCCGAGGGCGAGGTCGCCGAGGCGTTCGGCGTCTCGACCGATCTGGGCTACGCCGACCGCCGCACCTTCCTCGTCGCGGACGGCGAGGTCATCGCGACTTACGCTCCCGACCCCGGCGGCCACGCTCACGAGGTACTCGACGACGCCCGGGCGGAGTTCGGCGACGGATAG
- a CDS encoding iron-containing alcohol dehydrogenase family protein, translating into MVPTDAAPDRQFTFDYDPGELRCGRGRVADLVDLLAARNRDRALVVTGSNVGANRAVMDPVEAGLGDRLADVFDETTPAKYLRTGLAGVRRVHEADADALVAVGSGSSLDVAKVIAALESHDDPEAAAEHAVASGSVPVADDPLPIVAVPTTLAGADLSVIAGVSLSLDPAGTPDHEIPNGSVSDARLMPTALCYDLALFETTPKSVRTASAMNGFDKAVECLYSPYATPVTDATAMRALSLMSSGFGTLSAESMDEGDLYDAVAGVVLAQYGISTPGTYRASIVHAFGHGFSHDYEAHQGVVHGILAPHVLRYVFARTHARRDLLAAALGVADATDPAAAVVDAVADVAADLDLPARLRAVDGLDRDHLPDVADEIHDDGLMDAAPSGIDPTPAEILTVLEEAW; encoded by the coding sequence ATGGTACCGACGGACGCCGCGCCCGATCGGCAGTTCACCTTCGACTACGACCCCGGCGAACTCCGGTGTGGGCGCGGCCGCGTCGCCGACCTCGTCGACCTCCTGGCGGCCCGCAACCGCGACCGCGCCCTCGTCGTCACCGGGTCGAACGTCGGCGCGAACCGCGCGGTGATGGATCCCGTCGAAGCCGGTCTGGGGGACCGACTCGCCGACGTCTTCGACGAGACCACGCCAGCGAAGTACCTGCGGACGGGGCTGGCTGGCGTCCGTCGCGTACACGAGGCGGACGCCGACGCCCTCGTTGCCGTCGGAAGCGGCAGCAGCCTCGACGTAGCGAAGGTGATCGCTGCACTGGAGAGCCACGACGATCCCGAGGCGGCCGCCGAACACGCCGTCGCGTCGGGGAGCGTCCCGGTTGCCGACGATCCGCTACCGATCGTCGCGGTACCGACGACGCTCGCCGGGGCCGACCTCTCGGTCATCGCGGGCGTGAGCCTCTCGCTCGACCCCGCGGGGACGCCCGATCACGAGATTCCCAACGGCTCTGTGAGCGACGCACGCCTCATGCCGACGGCGCTGTGTTACGACCTCGCGCTCTTCGAGACGACGCCGAAATCCGTCCGCACCGCCTCCGCGATGAACGGCTTCGACAAGGCGGTCGAATGTCTCTACTCGCCGTACGCCACGCCCGTGACCGACGCCACCGCGATGCGTGCGCTCTCGCTGATGTCATCGGGCTTTGGGACCCTGTCCGCCGAGTCCATGGACGAGGGCGACCTCTACGACGCCGTCGCCGGGGTCGTCCTCGCGCAGTACGGTATCTCCACGCCCGGCACCTACCGTGCGTCGATCGTCCACGCCTTCGGTCACGGCTTCTCCCACGACTACGAGGCCCACCAAGGCGTCGTCCACGGCATCCTCGCGCCGCACGTCCTCCGATACGTCTTTGCCCGGACCCACGCCCGGCGCGACCTGCTGGCCGCGGCGCTCGGCGTAGCCGACGCGACCGATCCCGCCGCGGCGGTGGTCGACGCCGTCGCCGACGTCGCCGCCGACCTCGACCTCCCCGCCCGCCTCCGGGCCGTCGACGGTCTCGACCGAGACCACCTGCCCGACGTCGCGGACGAGATTCACGACGACGGACTCATGGACGCCGCGCCCTCGGGCATCGACCCGACGCCGGCGGAGATCCTGACGGTTCTCGAAGAAGCGTGGTGA
- a CDS encoding TlpA family protein disulfide reductase: MPSRRRRLLLGAIGTAISGAAGCLGGSSSETDGTADDDGALALPSVVTRGDLPDGEVRLLASGTATLLNFFTTWCKPCQREMPEFRTLRAAYDADALHMVSITPEVDKTLVREFWTEYEGTWPVVADPALEATERWNANSYPTNLLFDANGEPADGDGPEVRARTFKEFDALVSPLVEES, encoded by the coding sequence ATGCCCTCCAGACGGCGTCGGCTCCTCTTGGGAGCCATCGGCACAGCGATCAGCGGCGCAGCCGGCTGTCTCGGCGGATCGTCGTCCGAAACGGACGGGACGGCCGACGACGACGGGGCACTCGCCCTCCCCTCGGTCGTCACGCGTGGCGACCTTCCGGACGGCGAGGTGCGACTCCTCGCGTCGGGGACGGCCACCCTGTTGAACTTCTTCACGACCTGGTGTAAGCCGTGTCAGCGGGAGATGCCCGAGTTCCGGACGCTCCGGGCGGCGTACGACGCTGACGCGCTGCACATGGTGTCGATCACTCCCGAGGTCGACAAGACGCTCGTCCGGGAGTTCTGGACGGAGTACGAGGGGACGTGGCCGGTCGTGGCCGATCCCGCACTCGAGGCCACCGAGCGGTGGAACGCGAACAGCTATCCGACGAACCTGCTGTTCGACGCGAACGGGGAACCGGCGGATGGCGACGGTCCCGAAGTCCGGGCGCGCACGTTCAAGGAGTTCGACGCCCTCGTCTCCCCGCTGGTGGAGGAATCTTGA
- a CDS encoding cytochrome c biogenesis CcdA family protein, translating to MAGLALPPLFGLAFSAGAVTFFAPCAFPLLPGYLSYFLGDTAARADDETTDAITGRVRRPLARAALISLAASLGITLVYVGLAGTTAALGARALADIAVLEVVVGAVFLLAGAAMAAGWRGGTLGHVRLPERRRSVVGFFLFGVLYAGAAAGCTAPLFLAVVAKGLASTPAVGVGIAVAYALGMSVVLTVLTGVSALGGSSAVSVLRDHTERIYRASGGLLAASGVAEIYYFFYGFPEVIPR from the coding sequence ATGGCCGGACTGGCGCTGCCGCCCCTGTTCGGGCTGGCGTTCTCGGCGGGGGCGGTGACGTTTTTCGCCCCCTGTGCCTTTCCGCTGCTCCCCGGCTACCTGTCGTACTTCTTGGGCGACACCGCGGCGCGGGCGGACGACGAGACGACGGACGCGATCACCGGCCGCGTGCGCCGCCCCCTCGCTCGGGCGGCGCTGATCAGCCTCGCCGCGAGCCTCGGCATCACGCTCGTCTACGTCGGTCTGGCCGGAACGACGGCCGCGCTCGGCGCGCGGGCGCTGGCCGACATCGCCGTTCTCGAAGTCGTCGTCGGGGCCGTGTTCCTCCTCGCCGGCGCCGCGATGGCCGCCGGTTGGCGGGGCGGAACGCTCGGCCACGTCCGGTTGCCGGAGCGGCGGCGGTCGGTCGTCGGGTTCTTCCTCTTCGGCGTCCTGTACGCGGGGGCTGCCGCGGGCTGTACGGCGCCGCTGTTCCTCGCCGTCGTCGCGAAGGGATTGGCGTCGACGCCCGCCGTCGGCGTCGGCATCGCCGTCGCCTACGCCCTCGGTATGAGCGTCGTGTTGACGGTGCTGACGGGCGTCTCGGCGCTCGGCGGGTCGTCGGCTGTCTCGGTCCTGCGTGACCACACCGAGCGGATCTATCGTGCGTCGGGCGGCCTGCTCGCCGCGTCGGGGGTCGCGGAAATCTACTACTTCTTCTACGGGTTCCCGGAGGTGATCCCCCGATGA
- a CDS encoding DUF7537 family lipoprotein, whose translation MRARIALLCLLVVAAGCAAPTSQSAPPPGLSTDGVTDANALVRAHTDALQSQSFTVRSSTTMRPQNGSYRVVSNRTWRVDPDEPIRGRVVSSRHTVGDTPARYAAGPTRTAAWRNGTTTYQRVRRNGTASYRRVPLFDSPVKLNAALQRNTIYRLSTRRNATVEPVDRDGQRLYRVTAALNATAVASNASMTLLVDSNGVVRTIETEQTVRYRSGKREISSTVRIDTLGATTVERPDWYGTAVTTTGNRTAEG comes from the coding sequence ATGAGAGCGCGGATCGCCCTGCTTTGTCTGCTGGTCGTCGCCGCCGGGTGTGCCGCGCCGACGAGTCAGTCGGCGCCGCCGCCGGGGCTCTCGACCGACGGCGTGACCGACGCGAACGCACTGGTCCGGGCGCACACGGACGCCCTCCAATCCCAGTCGTTCACCGTCCGGTCGTCCACGACGATGCGACCGCAGAACGGGTCGTATCGGGTCGTCAGCAACCGGACGTGGCGGGTCGATCCGGATGAACCGATCCGCGGGCGGGTCGTGAGTAGCCGGCACACCGTCGGCGACACACCGGCGCGCTACGCGGCCGGTCCGACGCGGACCGCCGCCTGGCGCAACGGGACGACGACCTACCAGCGCGTCCGTCGGAACGGCACGGCCTCCTACCGTCGGGTCCCGCTGTTCGACTCGCCGGTGAAACTGAACGCCGCGCTCCAGCGAAATACGATCTACCGGCTGAGCACGCGCCGGAACGCGACGGTCGAACCGGTCGACCGGGACGGACAGCGACTGTACCGCGTCACCGCCGCACTGAACGCAACCGCCGTGGCCTCGAACGCGTCGATGACGCTGCTCGTCGACTCGAACGGCGTGGTACGCACCATCGAGACCGAACAGACGGTGCGGTACCGCTCGGGCAAACGCGAGATCTCGTCGACCGTTCGTATCGACACACTCGGGGCCACGACCGTCGAGCGCCCCGACTGGTACGGAACGGCGGTCACAACGACCGGGAACCGGACCGCCGAGGGGTGA
- a CDS encoding MOSC domain-containing protein, translating into MARVTDVFVAPDGSAPMESVDRVEAIADGGLRGDRYCTGEGHYAPYDTCQVTLVAAEAIAEIERETGIDLTDGRHRRNVVVEGIDVHELLDHRVRVGGATLVGTRPRPPCAHVEDLADEAGVARALGDGRGGICADVVEGGPVAVGDTVTDLGSRDRTDAVVDRLRSEE; encoded by the coding sequence ATGGCCCGTGTCACGGACGTCTTCGTCGCGCCCGACGGGTCGGCCCCCATGGAGTCGGTCGATCGGGTCGAAGCGATCGCCGACGGCGGACTGCGTGGCGATCGCTACTGTACCGGGGAGGGACATTACGCACCCTACGACACCTGTCAGGTCACCCTCGTCGCCGCCGAGGCGATCGCCGAGATCGAACGCGAGACGGGAATCGACCTGACCGACGGCCGACACCGGCGCAACGTGGTCGTCGAGGGGATCGACGTCCACGAGTTGCTCGATCACCGCGTCCGGGTCGGCGGGGCGACGCTCGTCGGTACCCGTCCTCGGCCACCCTGTGCACACGTCGAGGACCTCGCCGACGAGGCGGGCGTCGCCCGCGCCCTCGGCGACGGCCGGGGTGGGATCTGTGCCGACGTGGTCGAGGGCGGTCCCGTCGCAGTCGGCGATACCGTGACCGACCTCGGCTCACGGGACCGTACCGACGCCGTCGTCGACCGTCTGCGATCGGAGGAGTGA
- a CDS encoding TrmB family transcriptional regulator: MSTTHLETPDPDRPAIDVPDTIRSAESKLVYVFLAATDGATVDELHDALDLRKITLFPVLETLIEHDAIDHEGARYVPA; this comes from the coding sequence ATGAGCACCACCCACCTCGAGACCCCCGACCCCGACCGCCCCGCCATCGACGTCCCCGACACGATTCGGTCGGCCGAATCCAAACTCGTCTACGTGTTCCTCGCCGCTACCGACGGCGCGACGGTCGACGAGTTACACGACGCCCTCGACCTCCGGAAGATCACGCTGTTCCCGGTGCTCGAGACGCTGATCGAACACGACGCGATCGATCACGAGGGCGCGCGATACGTCCCCGCGTGA
- a CDS encoding HIT family protein, producing MTDCIFCSIVDGEIPNHSVYEDETVMAFLDANPLARGHTLVIPKSHHERINDLPADLATDLFAAVRDLTERVESAVDASATTVAVNNGELAGQEVPHVHVHIVPRFEGDGGRPIHALIDERPDVDDDELDALAAAIASS from the coding sequence ATGACCGACTGCATCTTCTGTTCGATCGTCGATGGGGAGATCCCTAACCACTCGGTCTACGAGGACGAGACCGTGATGGCCTTTCTGGACGCGAATCCGCTCGCCCGCGGACACACGCTTGTCATCCCCAAAAGCCACCACGAACGGATCAACGACCTGCCCGCCGACCTCGCGACGGACCTCTTCGCCGCGGTCCGCGATCTGACGGAGCGCGTCGAGTCGGCTGTCGACGCCAGCGCGACGACCGTCGCCGTCAACAACGGCGAACTCGCCGGTCAGGAGGTGCCACACGTTCACGTCCACATCGTTCCACGGTTCGAGGGCGACGGTGGCCGCCCGATCCACGCGCTGATCGACGAACGGCCGGACGTCGACGACGACGAACTCGACGCCCTGGCCGCCGCCATCGCGTCCTCCTGA
- a CDS encoding ABC transporter permease, with product MSDPRSVVGRVARLPRPTLGRRAASGFVAAVVLLCWHGLTVATDVPSLLLPSPATVGRTLVRHAPEMAPHVVYTGYEVGLGWGVGTGVGVLLALVLTVSRPIRLVGAPVLLAVQVVPVVVFAPLLILLFDATLLTRTLIAALLTFFPVTVATLDGLRSVPAGQLALLRSIGVPRWRRVLYVRVPNAVPTLVTGLKLATPVAVQGVILAEFLAAERGIGHQLLSTAKRFDTALLFAYVLVLAALGMALFAGVAAVERRLRGDATGEGDLLEATGVLGTASVAIRGTSGIAAAALVLGGWQVAAGTTALLPSPVGVATTLARFPDLFLTTSVETLAKFGVGWSVGAATGLTVGTATALVPRIRSTVEGTLVGFRAVPDLALVPLLLVWVRISFEAAVVLVAVAAVFPVAVGTAAGLRRMPAAHADLLELVDAAPGHRLALRFRHAVPALFAGVKLSIVRSLAAVVVAEWFVAETGVGVLLLQGMTNGQPALTFAAAVVLFGLGVGLFGLVVGVQRRVSW from the coding sequence GTGTCGGACCCGCGTTCGGTCGTCGGTCGTGTCGCCCGACTTCCGCGTCCCACGCTCGGGCGACGGGCAGCGTCCGGCTTCGTCGCCGCGGTCGTCCTCCTGTGCTGGCACGGCCTGACCGTCGCCACCGACGTGCCGTCGCTCCTGCTCCCCTCTCCGGCGACGGTGGGCAGGACGCTCGTCCGCCACGCTCCCGAGATGGCCCCCCACGTCGTCTACACGGGCTACGAGGTGGGTCTCGGCTGGGGCGTCGGGACGGGCGTCGGCGTCCTGCTCGCGCTCGTTCTCACCGTCTCCCGGCCGATCAGATTGGTCGGCGCGCCCGTCCTCCTCGCGGTCCAGGTCGTCCCAGTCGTGGTGTTCGCGCCGCTGTTGATCCTGCTGTTCGACGCGACGCTGCTGACCAGGACGCTTATCGCTGCCCTCCTCACCTTCTTCCCCGTGACGGTCGCGACGCTCGACGGCCTCCGGTCGGTGCCCGCGGGGCAACTCGCCTTACTCCGATCGATCGGCGTTCCGCGCTGGCGGCGCGTGCTCTACGTCCGGGTCCCCAACGCCGTCCCCACGCTCGTGACGGGGCTGAAACTCGCCACGCCCGTCGCCGTCCAGGGGGTCATCCTCGCGGAGTTCCTCGCCGCCGAACGGGGGATCGGCCACCAACTCCTCTCGACGGCCAAACGGTTCGACACCGCGCTGCTGTTCGCGTACGTCCTCGTTCTCGCGGCGTTGGGCATGGCGCTGTTCGCCGGGGTGGCGGCCGTCGAACGACGCCTCCGGGGCGACGCCACCGGGGAGGGCGACCTGCTCGAAGCGACCGGCGTCCTGGGGACGGCGTCCGTCGCGATCCGTGGCACGTCGGGGATCGCGGCCGCCGCCCTCGTTCTCGGAGGGTGGCAGGTCGCCGCCGGAACGACGGCCCTGCTCCCGTCACCGGTGGGCGTGGCGACGACGCTCGCCCGGTTTCCGGACCTGTTTCTCACCACGAGCGTCGAGACGCTGGCGAAGTTCGGCGTCGGCTGGAGTGTGGGTGCGGCGACCGGACTGACGGTCGGCACCGCGACGGCGCTCGTTCCGCGGATCCGTTCGACCGTCGAGGGGACGCTGGTCGGATTCCGTGCCGTTCCCGACCTCGCGCTCGTCCCGTTGTTGCTCGTGTGGGTCCGCATCTCCTTCGAGGCCGCAGTCGTCCTCGTGGCCGTCGCGGCGGTGTTCCCGGTTGCCGTCGGCACGGCGGCGGGGCTGCGCCGGATGCCCGCAGCACACGCCGACCTGCTGGAACTGGTCGACGCCGCCCCCGGTCACCGACTGGCGCTGCGGTTCAGACACGCGGTGCCCGCGCTGTTCGCGGGCGTCAAACTCTCTATCGTCCGTAGCCTCGCGGCCGTCGTCGTCGCGGAGTGGTTCGTCGCCGAAACCGGGGTCGGGGTACTCCTCCTTCAGGGGATGACGAACGGCCAACCCGCCTTGACGTTCGCGGCGGCCGTCGTGCTGTTCGGACTCGGCGTCGGCCTGTTCGGCCTCGTCGTCGGCGTCCAGCGGCGGGTCTCGTGGTGA
- a CDS encoding ABC transporter substrate-binding protein translates to MTTFTPSRRRVLGALGAAVTGGAAGCLGGPGDTGGGATAEPTATATPERSSIQVLLDWKANATHAGHFVATSRGFYEAEGLTVDLVSGKGGASTAKQVGLEKYPLGLSSAAATLGTLDEGVPLRAYAAAQQGPNSVVYTTADALGGQLDGPESLAGKTVAVPPAASNLALLKTILTDAGVLGDVSFLEVGWGGLTSSVLSGDANAALGAFPDGISLDREGHDAAMLWIADYIPTVGRSVVASPAFAESNPETLRAYLRATARGWAWASNDPEGAMDLLVAARPRLEASYDLGVTKIEYTAKRLILTDAVREHGWGWQSDDAWQTVVDALVAADFLSEQVAVADAWTNEYLDTADPYVGTYASQVSIDYEL, encoded by the coding sequence ATGACGACGTTTACACCCTCACGACGACGCGTGCTCGGCGCCCTCGGTGCGGCGGTCACGGGCGGTGCCGCGGGCTGTCTCGGCGGTCCGGGCGATACCGGCGGGGGAGCAACGGCCGAGCCGACGGCGACGGCGACGCCGGAGCGTTCCTCGATCCAGGTGCTGCTGGACTGGAAGGCAAACGCCACCCACGCCGGCCACTTCGTCGCCACGTCCCGAGGGTTCTACGAGGCCGAAGGGCTGACCGTCGACCTCGTCTCCGGCAAGGGCGGGGCCTCGACGGCGAAGCAGGTAGGACTAGAGAAGTATCCACTGGGGCTTTCCAGCGCCGCCGCGACTCTCGGCACCCTCGACGAGGGCGTCCCGCTCCGGGCCTACGCCGCCGCCCAGCAGGGCCCAAACAGCGTGGTGTACACCACGGCCGACGCCCTCGGTGGGCAACTCGACGGCCCCGAGTCGCTGGCGGGGAAGACGGTCGCAGTGCCCCCGGCCGCCTCGAACCTCGCGCTTCTGAAAACCATCCTGACGGACGCGGGCGTCCTCGGGGACGTCTCCTTTCTCGAAGTCGGGTGGGGCGGGTTGACCTCCTCGGTGCTGTCGGGCGACGCCAACGCCGCACTCGGCGCGTTCCCCGACGGCATCTCGCTCGACCGGGAGGGCCACGACGCCGCGATGCTGTGGATCGCCGACTACATCCCAACGGTCGGGCGGTCGGTCGTCGCCAGCCCCGCGTTCGCCGAGTCGAACCCGGAGACCCTGCGGGCGTACCTCCGGGCCACCGCCCGCGGGTGGGCGTGGGCGTCGAACGATCCAGAGGGGGCGATGGACCTGCTCGTCGCGGCCCGTCCCCGGCTGGAGGCCTCCTACGACCTCGGCGTGACGAAAATCGAGTACACCGCAAAGCGACTGATCCTCACCGACGCCGTGCGCGAACACGGGTGGGGGTGGCAGTCCGACGACGCGTGGCAGACGGTCGTCGACGCCCTCGTCGCGGCCGACTTCCTCTCCGAACAGGTCGCCGTCGCCGACGCGTGGACCAACGAGTACCTCGATACGGCCGATCCGTACGTGGGGACCTACGCCTCGCAGGTCTCGATCGACTACGAACTCTGA
- a CDS encoding uracil-DNA glycosylase — protein sequence MPDHTSDPPAPDDALVLAPDCRRCPALVASRDRIAWGNGPADAAVMVVGEAPAAGDPNAADWPGGNRSGLAYISRHSGRRVRALLASVGVDDAFYTNAVKCLPAGGDGSNREPTDAERSNCRTHLRAELDHVDPAVVLSTGKHATASLFAAEGRDLDRFVDRVLDPVACPTLETTVVALLHPSYADVWRSRLGYDRNGYRRALATVLRDHGVDAHPYNKNHPAKHFLRRRRTM from the coding sequence GTGCCGGACCACACGTCCGACCCGCCCGCCCCCGACGACGCCCTCGTCCTCGCCCCCGACTGTCGGCGCTGTCCCGCCCTCGTGGCGTCGCGCGACCGGATCGCGTGGGGGAACGGCCCCGCCGACGCCGCGGTGATGGTCGTCGGCGAGGCGCCCGCCGCGGGCGACCCCAACGCCGCCGACTGGCCTGGCGGCAACCGGTCGGGGCTGGCCTACATCTCGCGACACTCCGGGCGTCGCGTCCGAGCGCTGCTCGCGAGCGTCGGCGTCGACGACGCCTTCTACACGAACGCGGTGAAGTGCCTCCCCGCGGGGGGCGACGGGTCGAACCGCGAACCCACGGACGCCGAGCGGTCGAACTGCCGGACGCATCTCCGGGCGGAACTCGATCACGTCGATCCCGCGGTGGTTCTCTCGACCGGGAAACACGCCACGGCGTCGCTTTTCGCCGCCGAGGGCCGTGACCTCGACAGGTTCGTCGACCGCGTGCTCGACCCGGTCGCGTGCCCGACCCTGGAAACGACGGTCGTCGCCCTCCTGCATCCCTCCTACGCCGACGTGTGGCGGTCGCGGCTCGGCTACGACCGGAACGGGTATCGTCGGGCGTTGGCGACGGTCCTCCGGGACCACGGCGTCGACGCACACCCCTACAATAAAAACCATCCCGCGAAACACTTTTTACGTCGCCGTCGAACTATGTGA
- the prs gene encoding ribose-phosphate diphosphokinase, whose translation MIVPGSESQALGAALATETEQSLAAVRYERFPDGERMASVDGPADADRAVVVAATTSDAAHVELLQLQDAVREAGVDEVVTVLPYMGYGRQERAFEPGQPVSARAVARAVSTGTDRVVLVDPHEASVTDFFDVPCDVVRAAGRLATPLPADLTAPLFLSPDAGAVALAESVRDAYGRGDVDYFEKVRHSGTDVEITPSDAAVEGRDVVVVDDIVATGSTMSESIAVLNDRGAAAVYVACVHPLFARSARTKLERAGVEAVYATDTIERDVTAVSVAPAVAGAL comes from the coding sequence ATGATCGTTCCCGGATCGGAGTCACAGGCACTCGGTGCCGCGCTGGCCACCGAGACGGAGCAGTCGCTCGCCGCGGTCCGCTACGAGCGGTTCCCGGACGGCGAACGGATGGCGTCGGTCGACGGTCCCGCCGACGCCGACCGGGCGGTGGTCGTCGCCGCGACGACCAGCGACGCCGCACACGTCGAACTCCTGCAGTTACAGGACGCCGTCCGCGAGGCGGGCGTCGACGAGGTGGTGACCGTCCTCCCCTACATGGGCTACGGGCGACAGGAACGCGCGTTCGAACCCGGCCAGCCGGTGTCGGCCCGCGCCGTCGCCCGGGCCGTCTCGACGGGGACCGACCGGGTCGTCCTCGTCGACCCCCACGAGGCGTCGGTCACGGACTTCTTCGACGTGCCCTGCGACGTGGTTCGGGCCGCCGGCCGCCTCGCGACGCCACTGCCCGCCGACCTGACGGCCCCGCTCTTTCTCTCGCCCGACGCGGGCGCCGTCGCCCTCGCCGAATCGGTCCGCGACGCCTACGGCCGCGGCGACGTCGACTACTTCGAGAAGGTCCGCCACTCGGGGACGGACGTGGAGATCACGCCGAGCGACGCCGCCGTCGAGGGCCGGGACGTTGTCGTCGTCGATGACATCGTCGCAACCGGGTCGACCATGAGCGAGTCCATCGCCGTCCTGAACGACCGGGGGGCAGCCGCGGTGTACGTGGCCTGCGTCCACCCGCTGTTCGCCCGGTCGGCGCGGACGAAACTCGAACGCGCCGGCGTCGAGGCGGTCTACGCCACCGACACCATCGAACGCGACGTGACGGCCGTCTCCGTCGCCCCCGCGGTCGCCGGCGCGCTGTAA